The following nucleotide sequence is from Candidatus Neomarinimicrobiota bacterium.
CGCAAGTAAAGCATATTGTACAAAAAAGTCAAGATTAAAAAATGTCCCATCTTGACAATTCAATCATGGGTGGATTATCATACAGCAATGATTATGTTTGAAGCTCAAAATGGAGCAAAATTTAAAATGATTATTAGAGCCTATAAAGGGATAACCCCCAAAATCCACCCAGATGCCTGGATCGCAGAAAATGCAGTTATCATTGGTGATGTGGAAATTGGTGCCGGAACCAGCGTCTGGTATAATGTGGTCATCCGCGGTGATTTGCACCAGATCAGGATCGGTGAGAACGTCAATATCCAGGATGGAGCCATTTTACATGTTGAATCTGGAGACGGTCCCTGTTTGGTGGGCGATCGGGTGACAGTGGGACATCAATGCATTGTCCATGGATGTATCGTGGAAGATGATGCGCTCATCGGGATGGGAGCAACCATTCTGAGCTGGGCAAAAATTGGTGCTGGAGCACTGGTGGCAGCCAGCGCGTTGGTCAAGGAGCATGAGCAGGTTCCCTCCCGTACCTTATGGGCAGGAATCCCTGCCAAACAACGTGGAGAGGTGGGGCAGGAGATGTTTGATCGGATGCGTGAAGGTTGGCAGCATTACCTCGCACTATCACAAAATTACCGGAGAGATGATGATACCCTATCAGATCATTGAACGGAAAGCCAGAGGTGAAGTGCTCTCTGATGCTGAAATAACCAACTTCATAGATGCTTATAATGCCGGTAGTATTCCAGATTATCAGATGTCAGCCCTACTCATGGCAATTTTTATTAAAGGAATGAATACGGCCGAGACCCTGGCGTTAACTAAGGTCATGTTGGAGTCCGGCGAACGAATGGACTTCTCAGGTGCACCTGGATTTGTAGCTGATAAACATAGTACTGGCGGTGTGGGGGATAAGGTTTCCATTTTATTGGCTCCTATTCTGGCGGTGTTAGGTATTCATATTCCCATGATATCCGGTCGTGGTCTGGGACACAGTGGCGGAACCCTGGATAAATTGGAATCAATTCCGGGTTTCAATGTTAATCTGGATCTGGATACCTGGCATGATCTGGTTATTCAAGATCATGTTGGTCTGATCGGGCAAACTGGCAACATCTGCCCTGCTGATAAAAAATTGTACTCGTTAAGAGATGTGACTGCCACCGTGAGATCGATTCCCTTGATCTCTGCCAGCATCATGAGTAAAAAGATCGCTGAAGGTATTCACGGACTGGTTCTGGATGTGAAGACTGGTAATGGCGCCTTTATGCAGACGGTGGCAGAATCTCAGACGCTGGCCAGAAGTCTGGTTTCTATTGGCAAGGGCTACGGAATCAAAACCACCGCCTTGATCACGGATATGAATCAACCTCTGGGATATGCCATTGGCAATTGGCTCGAGATGAAAGAATCAGTCCGGGGACTCCAGGGTCAGGGGCCAGCGGATCTCATGGAAGTAACCTACGCCCTGGGAGCTGAGATATTGAGAATGGCCGATCCTGGTTTGTCACAGTCTGCCGCTATCGCAATGCAGCAAAAAGCAGTGGATAATGGCACAGCATTCGAGAAGTTGCTGAAGATCACTGAGTTACAGGGAGGAGACCCACACGTTCTGGAAAATTTGGAGGCCTATCCTTCTACAAAATTCAGTAGGTCCATCCGGGCAGATCGCTCAGGCTACCTGGCTCTAGTAGATACCATGGCACTGGGCTTTGCCGGTATTCAACTGGGAGCGGGTCGGCGGGTGATCAGTGATGAGATCGATTATGCCAGTGGGTTATATATCCATCGAAAACTGGGTGACAGGGTCGAAGCAGATGATGAATTACTGACACTGTTTTCCAATGACGAGAGCGCCCTGGAAGAAGTAGGGAGCCAGATGGCTCAAGTATTCAAGATCACCGATGAGATTCCTGAAGTCCCTCCATTGATCGTGGAACGCATCGAATAGCTCGAGAACAGACCCTTCGATACGATCTTCGTTCCACTCAGATCACTCAGGGTCCCACCCCTCTCCCCAAAAAACTCACAGAACTCAAAAACTCATCAGCTAGACAGCGTCTATGATCCGATTAAAAGTTGTACTGGGGCGCATGGCTTGACTGACCTTTATTAAATCAGGTAAATAATAGCCGCCGATATCAACGGGTGATCCCTGGGCAGCCAGCAGTTCTGAATCGATCTGAGTTTCATGCTCTTTCAGCAGGTTGTAGATCGTTTCAAATTTAGCTTTGAGTTCCAGATCTTTAGATTGATCAGCCAAAGCTTTTGCCCAGTAAAGGCTTAGATAAAAAGAGCTGCCCCGGTTATCCAATTCATTCACTTTCCGAGAGGGTGATTTAGCATTTTCCAGATAAGTGCTGATCGCTTCATCAAGTGTTTCAGCTAGAAGAGCGGCTTTCGCGTTTCCAGTATTTCTGGCGACCAACTCAAAAGAGGGGACCAGTGCACAATATTCTCCCAGGGAATCCCAACGAAGATGTCCCTCTTTCAGAAATTGCTGCACGTGTTTTGGAGCAGAGCCACCGGCACCGGTTTCAAATAATCCGCCACCCTTCATCAAAGGGACAATAGACAGCATGCGGGCACTGGTACCCAGCTCAAGAATGGGAAACAGATCGGTTAAGTAATCACGCAGAACGTTACCTGTGACAGAAATAGTATTTTCACCCTTACGAATTCTCAACAAGGAGAATTTCATGGCGTCCACAGGGTTCATAATGCGAATATCCAGACCATTCGTATCGTGATCTTTTAAGTAGAACTGCACTTTTTTGATGATCTCTGCATCGTGTGCACGGTTCTCATCCAACCAGAAGATGGCTGGTGATCCACTGGCCTGTGCTCTTGATACAGCTAATTTTACCCAATCCTGAATCGGGGCATCCTTGGCCTGACACATTCTGAAAATATCACCAGTTTCAACAGCCTGTTCCAATAGGGTTGTCCCGGTTGTGTTGACCACTCGAATGGTTCCGTTGTTCGGAGCTTCAAAAGTTTTATCGTGTGAACCATATTCTTCAGCTTTTTGAGCCATCAGACCTACATTTGAAACGCTGCCCATGGTAGCCGGATCAAACTGCCCATGTATTTTGCAATCTTCAATGATCTCATAATACATGGTTGCATAACTACGATCCGGGATCATGGCAATAGTATCCTGGAGTTGATCAGCATGGTTCCACATTCTACCTCCATCACGCACAATGTTGGGCATGGAGGCATCAATAATGATATTGTTGGGAACGTGTAAATTGGTGATCCCCTTGGCAGAATCAACCATAGCCAGATCGGCTTGTTTTGTGTAAACAGCAGCAATATCTGCTTCGATCTCAGCTTTTTTGGCTAGAGGTAAACGATCCAGCTTATCCTCAACATCAGCCAGACCATTATTGACATTAGCACCGATCTCCTTCAGAATCTCGGCATGTTTGTCGAAGACATCCTGATAGTAAACAGAGACAGCATGTCCAAACATGATCGGATCGGAGATCTTCATCATGGTGGCCTTTAAATGGAGTGAGAGCAAAGTGTCTTCATCTTTAGCTTCGGTCATGGTTTTTGCATAAAAAGCGCGCAACGCCTGCACATTCATGACTGAAGAATCAATAACCTCTCCCTGTTGGATGGGAAATTTATCCTTTAACAGAGTCACTTGTCCATCAACATCGACCAATTCGATCCTCACTTCAGTTGAATCGACCATGGTTTTTGAATTCTCACTACCATAAAAATCTTTTTCAGACATGTGAGCCACACGGGTTTTTGAGGATCCAGCAGGCCAATCTTTCATCATCCGATGAGGATTCTTCTGAGCAAAGCTTTTTACAGAAGCTGCTGCACGACGATCTGAATTGCCTTCCCTGAGTACCGGGTTAACAGCTGAACCAAGCACCCTGGCAAAACGTTTTTGCAAAGCTTTTTCCGCATCAGTAGTCGCTTCGTCAGGGTAATCAGGAATGTTGTAACCCTTTTGCTGTAATTCTTTGAGGGCACTTTTTAACTGGGGAATAGAGGCACTGATATTGGGTAGTTTGATAATATTGGCATGATGTGACTGTGTTAATTCACCCAGTTTTTGCAGGGCATCGACCTGCTTTTGGTTGTCACTCAGGTTTTCTGGAAACTGTGCTATAATTCGTCCAGCCAAAGAAATATCACTGGTCTCAATATCAATTTCTGAGTCTTTTAGAAAGGCTTTTACAATGGGTAATAAAGTATAGGTCGCCAAAGCAGGGGCTTCGTCAATTTTGGTCCAGATAATTTTAGAATGTGACATTTAAAGGTCCTCGTGTAATAACGTTGGTAGATTGGGTGTGAATGTCAGATCTGACACAGAACTGCCCATTCTGTAAAAAATGGAGAATGGTTCATTCATCTCCGGCGCTGAAAATAGCTGGGAAATGACCAGAGCAAAATTGTTTCGGAGTTAAATTGAGGAAAAATCAGAATTCAGTACGGACAATTCTATTGAATATCACTCACTTTTCCAGTTTGAACCGCCGTTTTCATCACCTATATGTTGCCCGATGATGAAAGATGAGCTTAATGAGGATAGAATTGGAATATGATCAGTACGCATAGTGTTAGTTTAACCTTTGGAGGGCAGAAGCTCTTTG
It contains:
- a CDS encoding gamma carbonic anhydrase family protein, translated to MFEAQNGAKFKMIIRAYKGITPKIHPDAWIAENAVIIGDVEIGAGTSVWYNVVIRGDLHQIRIGENVNIQDGAILHVESGDGPCLVGDRVTVGHQCIVHGCIVEDDALIGMGATILSWAKIGAGALVAASALVKEHEQVPSRTLWAGIPAKQRGEVGQEMFDRMREGWQHYLALSQNYRRDDDTLSDH
- a CDS encoding thymidine phosphorylase yields the protein MMIPYQIIERKARGEVLSDAEITNFIDAYNAGSIPDYQMSALLMAIFIKGMNTAETLALTKVMLESGERMDFSGAPGFVADKHSTGGVGDKVSILLAPILAVLGIHIPMISGRGLGHSGGTLDKLESIPGFNVNLDLDTWHDLVIQDHVGLIGQTGNICPADKKLYSLRDVTATVRSIPLISASIMSKKIAEGIHGLVLDVKTGNGAFMQTVAESQTLARSLVSIGKGYGIKTTALITDMNQPLGYAIGNWLEMKESVRGLQGQGPADLMEVTYALGAEILRMADPGLSQSAAIAMQQKAVDNGTAFEKLLKITELQGGDPHVLENLEAYPSTKFSRSIRADRSGYLALVDTMALGFAGIQLGAGRRVISDEIDYASGLYIHRKLGDRVEADDELLTLFSNDESALEEVGSQMAQVFKITDEIPEVPPLIVERIE
- a CDS encoding NADP-dependent isocitrate dehydrogenase, which produces MSHSKIIWTKIDEAPALATYTLLPIVKAFLKDSEIDIETSDISLAGRIIAQFPENLSDNQKQVDALQKLGELTQSHHANIIKLPNISASIPQLKSALKELQQKGYNIPDYPDEATTDAEKALQKRFARVLGSAVNPVLREGNSDRRAAASVKSFAQKNPHRMMKDWPAGSSKTRVAHMSEKDFYGSENSKTMVDSTEVRIELVDVDGQVTLLKDKFPIQQGEVIDSSVMNVQALRAFYAKTMTEAKDEDTLLSLHLKATMMKISDPIMFGHAVSVYYQDVFDKHAEILKEIGANVNNGLADVEDKLDRLPLAKKAEIEADIAAVYTKQADLAMVDSAKGITNLHVPNNIIIDASMPNIVRDGGRMWNHADQLQDTIAMIPDRSYATMYYEIIEDCKIHGQFDPATMGSVSNVGLMAQKAEEYGSHDKTFEAPNNGTIRVVNTTGTTLLEQAVETGDIFRMCQAKDAPIQDWVKLAVSRAQASGSPAIFWLDENRAHDAEIIKKVQFYLKDHDTNGLDIRIMNPVDAMKFSLLRIRKGENTISVTGNVLRDYLTDLFPILELGTSARMLSIVPLMKGGGLFETGAGGSAPKHVQQFLKEGHLRWDSLGEYCALVPSFELVARNTGNAKAALLAETLDEAISTYLENAKSPSRKVNELDNRGSSFYLSLYWAKALADQSKDLELKAKFETIYNLLKEHETQIDSELLAAQGSPVDIGGYYLPDLIKVSQAMRPSTTFNRIIDAV